The Thomasclavelia ramosa DSM 1402 genome includes a region encoding these proteins:
- a CDS encoding ChbG/HpnK family deacetylase, translated as MKLIMRADDLGFSEGVNYGIYKSVVDGVITSVGMMPNMASAKHGYELVKDLDIALGQHSNICVGKPLSDPKLIPSLVQKNGNFCSSKEIRARQVDTINVAECEIELEAQLAKFRAITGRDPDYFEGHAVFSNNFFIALKNVAQRNNLFFENPSLDKEWEKEFGITGLGFMSLDEHGLYDPRTYMEEHLDIIKNNPCAVAIFHPGFLDQYILEHSSFTLIRPMECDFLCSDWLSEWLNKNKIELVNFKNYK; from the coding sequence ATGAAATTAATAATGAGAGCTGATGACCTCGGGTTTAGCGAGGGCGTAAATTATGGTATTTATAAAAGTGTAGTAGATGGTGTAATCACTAGTGTTGGAATGATGCCTAATATGGCAAGTGCTAAGCATGGGTATGAGTTGGTTAAAGATTTAGATATCGCATTAGGACAGCACAGTAATATTTGTGTTGGAAAACCGTTGAGTGATCCTAAATTGATTCCGTCGTTAGTCCAGAAAAATGGTAATTTTTGTTCCAGTAAAGAGATTCGGGCTCGTCAAGTAGATACGATCAATGTTGCTGAATGTGAAATTGAGCTGGAAGCTCAATTAGCGAAGTTTCGAGCAATCACAGGTAGAGACCCAGATTATTTTGAAGGTCATGCAGTATTTTCTAATAATTTCTTTATTGCTTTAAAAAATGTTGCTCAAAGAAATAATTTATTCTTTGAAAATCCTAGCTTGGATAAAGAGTGGGAAAAAGAATTTGGAATTACTGGATTAGGATTTATGAGCCTAGATGAACATGGATTGTATGATCCTCGTACATATATGGAAGAGCATTTAGATATTATTAAAAATAATCCTTGTGCAGTAGCTATTTTCCATCCTGGGTTTTTAGATCAGTATATTTTGGAACATTCGTCTTTTACTCTTATTAGACCTATGGAATGTGATTTTCTTTGTTCCGATTGGTTAAGTGAATGGTTAAATAAAAATAAGATAGAATTAGTAAATTTTAAAAATTATAAGTAA
- a CDS encoding MerR family transcriptional regulator, translated as MKEKLLTCGTFAKICGVEKHVLFHYDEINLFKPAYVNDKGYRYYSYRQYDTFKVIIALKKLGMSLKDIQIYLDQRNPQLFLELLNQQEAKLLEYINEMQQIHEMIKNFQTFTTDALNANYDEIKVTYLKETKLLLSANLENTTSKGFADFMNDYTSFIENNHIITGEFVGVMMNVENIRKNQLSNYSYLFTTTNNLSEQIFVKKGGNYLCGYHHGSYDGLRDSYQRILDYAELHKIKLGKYAFEEYIIFDICEASKDEYLTRITIEIAE; from the coding sequence CGAGATTAATTTATTTAAACCAGCATATGTGAATGATAAAGGTTACCGCTATTACTCGTATCGTCAATATGATACATTTAAAGTAATTATTGCTTTAAAAAAACTCGGAATGTCGTTAAAAGATATTCAAATATATCTTGATCAGCGCAATCCCCAATTATTTTTAGAGTTATTGAATCAACAAGAAGCTAAATTGCTTGAGTATATTAATGAAATGCAGCAGATTCACGAAATGATCAAAAATTTTCAAACATTTACAACTGATGCTTTAAATGCTAATTATGATGAAATCAAAGTAACTTATTTAAAAGAAACTAAATTATTATTATCTGCTAATCTCGAAAACACTACCTCTAAAGGCTTCGCTGACTTTATGAATGATTACACATCTTTTATTGAAAATAATCATATTATTACTGGCGAATTCGTTGGGGTAATGATGAATGTCGAAAATATTCGTAAAAATCAATTATCTAACTACTCTTATTTATTTACAACAACTAATAATCTGAGTGAACAAATATTTGTTAAAAAGGGTGGTAATTATTTATGTGGCTATCATCATGGAAGTTATGATGGTCTCCGTGACTCATATCAAAGAATCCTCGATTATGCAGAGCTTCATAAAATTAAATTAGGTAAATATGCTTTTGAAGAATATATTATTTTTGATATTTGTGAAGCTTCCAAAGATGAATACTTAACTCGTATTACAATTGAAATAGCAGAATAA